CCACCTGGTATCCAAATAAGTGCAGGGGAGACCCAGAGAACAAGTTGGCCCCGTGCCAGCCTGTTGTACAGCGAGGCCCCCGGGGAGGACACAGGTCCCCAAGACGCACTGGCTCAGGCCCTGCCCCATGCTCCCCAGCCCCCCTTACCCACACAGGAGGGCCCAGCACGCTGGCCAGTACTCACGCCACCCTCAGGAAGGGGTTGTAAAGGAGTTCCTCGCCCAGAGTTGCGGGCACTGTGGGCACATCATCCTCATCCCTCTGCTGGAACGAGCACAGGCCCCAGTCACCGCCTTGTCTGGCAGCCCCAGGCAGCTTGGCTCCATCACCCGCAGCCTGGGGGTTTGAGCCCAGGCCCTGAAGGTGAGCACTCGAGGGCCAGACTGCAGGTGGCCCAGAGCCTAGAATGGGTGAACGTCCCAGCCAAGCCAGGCCTGGTCACCCAGGCCAGAAGTCACGGCTGACACCCCCCCcccctgcccacacacacacacttggtgCTGTCTTGGCCCCAGCCTGCCCCACCCTCCAACCTTGCCACTGAGAGTGGGGGAGCAGCCACACCTTGGCCCACGACAGCTTAGCCTTCACGTGGTCGTTGTAAGGTTCCACTTTCTGTGCGAACTCGAGGTTGCCCAATGTGTGCTCGTGGCCGCAGAATACCTTCTGGAGAGACGAGGTGATCGGGTGCACAGCATGCCCACGGGCAGAGACACTCCCCACCCCCTCGCCGGTCCACTTCCTGCCATGGCTGGCAAGAAGGCAGTCATCCTGAACCCTGGCGTAGGCAGGTGCAGTGCGTGCTGCTTATATGGGAAGCCGGGCCCCCACAGCCATGAGAGGGCAAGGGGCAGGCTGCTCACTGTCTCAGGGGGCAGGGTGCCCAAGGTCTCCACCAAGCTCTGGTACATCTGCTGAGCTGTGCCCTCCAGGCGTGAGCCGCAGCCGGCCACGGACAGTGCATCCCCTGGGGAGTTGGGTGGGTCAGAGAGAGTGGAATGGGGCACGGGGAGGTGGGGCAGGTGGGTACAGGGCAGCCAGTACCCGAGAACACGGCGGGAGGGTCCGGACACTCCTCTTCCCACAGGAAGTAGCTCATGTGGCCCAAGGTGTGGCCGGGTGTCAGGAGGCAGCGCACGTGGATGGCCCCAAACTGTGGCAGAGAAGCAGGTGAGGATGTTGGGCCCAGGCTCTCTCCCCGTCCCTCCCAGGCGCGCGCTCACCCGCAGCTCCTCGCTATGTGCCAGCCTGCGTGTCAGCGCACAGATGCGCTCGTCCGCACCCAACACCACCAGACCAGGCAGCAGCCTCGCCAGTTCCGCGTTGCCGCGAGCGTGGTCCCTGAGGATGGTTGACAGTGGAATCACGTGGGGTTGAGGCTGGTTGGAGTGAACCCgcctggcccagccctgcccctgtggcaCTCACCAGTGGTGATGGGTTGTCAGCACAGTGGTCAGTGATACCCCCTCCCGGCCCACGATCTCCAGCAGCTGAAAGGGATGGGAGTTAGGGACATGCAGATGGCCCAGGTGGCTGCCTGCATTGGGGCACCAGGCCTGGGTGCACAGTGCCCCAGGCACGGGATGGTGCTAGGGGCAGCAGAGACCCAGCAGACGATTAGTGAGCACCCACTGTGTACAAAATAGGCACCAGATGAAAAAGTTCAGAGATGGTTCTAACCTCAGAGGAGAACCAAATCAAGAAACCCTAAACTCCAAATAACCAGAGACCAGAAAATAGGGGAGGGTCTGCCCCCAGTAGTGTTGTCCAGAGCCTCTACCAGCGGCCTAAGGTgcctgggcccacagcagtgcTCCCGCTGCCTCAAACCTGCCCTCACCCTTTTGGGCACGGCCACGTCCACGGCCACAGCTTCCCGCGTGCGCTCCTCGATGACCAGGTACATGTAGTTGTCCTCAAGCACAGGGATGACTTTGACCTTCATGGCCGCAGAGCTCAGCCGCACCGCACCTCCTGAGCCCCTTCCTCAGCGTGGGGCTGCCCTCTCCAGACTCCAGGCAGGGCTGTGTGCGGGAGGGGTTAGTTCCACACACACGCGCTGGGGGCCAGAGAGGAGCCTCGCTGGCTGCTGCCGGACTGTCCCGAGGCCCGTCTGGAAGGCCAAGCGCCAGGCTCCAGATGACCTGCAGCTGCGGGGACCAGTCCCTCGCCGAGACGCCTCCCGCAgcaggccccgcccccacgccagAAGCCCCGCCCATAAAACCACGCCCCCGTCCGGTCCCGCCCCCAGTAGGACCGCTGCCCGAGTAGACCCCGCCGGCTTTCCAGGCcgccccccttccccctcccggCGCAGCGCGACCCCGGGCCCACCCCTCTCCGGGCTCCGCCCCTCTCCGGATCCCGCCCGTCTTCGGATCCCGCTCTCAGCGCCGCTCCGCAGGCCCCCGCCCCAGACCCCCTCCCGACCCGGCCATCCCCTTCCCGAAGGTCCGCTTACCTAcgtgggctgggccagctggtcGCGCGGACTCCCTGAAGGACAGGCGGACAGAGGCAGGCCTCGGGCGCCAATCCCGGGGCCTGGACGGAGCGCGCCACTCACGCCGCCGCCAACGGTCCGGGCCCAAGGGGCCCGCCCGTGGGGCCGGCCCGGAGCCTGCGCGCCGCGGGACCCGAGCCCGGCGCAGGAAGCACGCGTGCGCGGAGGGAGCGCGCGCACTCGTCCGGCCAGTCGTGCCCGGAACTCTGGTGCCTACTCCGCGAAGCCCTCCTGGCACCGCGCTGAGTCAGTCTTCCTGAGTCCCCCGGCCCCGGGTTGGGACGTCTTCGGTCGGGCTGGGAGTATAGGGAGGCTCCCGTTTATTCGGTTGCTCGTCCCGGCGCCCAGCCTGGGGGCCTAATGAGTGTGGAACCCACATGATAAGGCAAAGCGCGCTGCCTGAGAATAACAGTAACAGGCGCGGCCGCTCGGCTCCCCGTGCGCTGTCCCACACCTCCCGAGCCTGGGCCTTCTGCGCACTCCTGGTTCCATCCTCGCCCCTGAGACATGCTGGGGTGACCGTCTGAATTTCCCAGATAATGAAAAGGAAGCCGGAAAGGTGTCACCAACCACTGAACTGTCCTGCTTGCCCTCGTGGGCGGGGCACCGGGAGTCTCCTGGGAACGACAGAGGCCTTGGCAACACAAACCACGGTGTTGCAGCAACAGGCCAGTAGTCGATGCGACACTGGGCTTAGGGCAGCCTGCAGTCCCTTCTGTGTATGTATGGAGCATGTGGCAGCCCCAGAGCCCCCTCCTCGGGCCACTGAGAATGTGAGTCCTCCCAGGACACTGCTGCTTCTGGGGTGTCCCCTGTTCCCTCACAGGCCAGGAGGGGTGTATGTACTCAGGACCTGGGCCTGATCCTGGCCACGGGAGAGCCTGCAGCTCTGCCAGGCTGGGTGTGCAAGGGTGGAGGCCACAGCCCGGGCCTGAGACAAACCTTGGGGTCGAGTGGTGGTGCCTCCCTAGGTTCTGCCATGGGCCGAGGCCTGGCTGCCAGGAGTCCCTGGGGGTGCTGCAGCCTGGGCCACCAACCTTGGGATAGAGCTTCCCTCAGACCTAGAGCTGAgtgaggagcagcggctgcaggTGGGTGTGGGGCTTCTGGGTGCTGGCAGGAGGGAGGGCCTCCCCAGGGCCTCACAGACTCAACCTCTCACCCTGACCAACCGCAGGTCTGCAAGGAGCTGGTCGACCTGCAGATCAAAAACCAGCGCCTGCAGGAGCAGCACGATGCTGAAATCTTTGAGCTGAAGAGTGAGGTGGGCAATGATGTGTGCCCAAGTGTGGCATCCCGAGGGCATGTGGGGGGGT
This window of the Capricornis sumatraensis isolate serow.1 chromosome 3, serow.2, whole genome shotgun sequence genome carries:
- the HAGHL gene encoding hydroxyacylglutathione hydrolase-like protein isoform X2; protein product: MKVKVIPVLEDNYMYLVIEERTREAVAVDVAVPKRLLEIVGREGVSLTTVLTTHHHWDHARGNAELARLLPGLVVLGADERICALTRRLAHSEELRFGAIHVRCLLTPGHTLGHMSYFLWEEECPDPPAVFSGDALSVAGCGSRLEGTAQQMYQSLVETLGTLPPETVFCGHEHTLGNLEFAQKVEPYNDHVKAKLSWAKAAGDGAKLPGAARQGGDWGLCSFQQRDEDDVPTVPATLGEELLYNPFLRVAEESVRKFTGKVAPADVLDVLCRERASFERAAEPLQPQARALLALQWGLLSTPGQK
- the HAGHL gene encoding hydroxyacylglutathione hydrolase-like protein isoform X1, translated to MKVKVIPVLEDNYMYLVIEERTREAVAVDVAVPKRLLEIVGREGVSLTTVLTTHHHWDHARGNAELARLLPGLVVLGADERICALTRRLAHSEELRFGAIHVRCLLTPGHTLGHMSYFLWEEECPDPPAVFSGDALSVAGCGSRLEGTAQQMYQSLVETLGTLPPETKVFCGHEHTLGNLEFAQKVEPYNDHVKAKLSWAKAAGDGAKLPGAARQGGDWGLCSFQQRDEDDVPTVPATLGEELLYNPFLRVAEESVRKFTGKVAPADVLDVLCRERASFERAAEPLQPQARALLALQWGLLSTPGQK
- the HAGHL gene encoding hydroxyacylglutathione hydrolase-like protein isoform X4, with protein sequence MKVKVIPVLEDNYMYLVIEERTREAVAVDVAVPKRLLEIVGREGVSLTTVLTTHHHWDHARGNAELARLLPGLVVLGADERICALTRRLAHSEELRFGAIHVRCLLTPGHTLGHMSYFLWEEECPDPPAVFSGDALSVAGCGSRLEGTAQQMYQSLVETLGTLPPETVFCGHEHTLGNLEFAQKVEPYNDHVKAKLSWAKQRDEDDVPTVPATLGEELLYNPFLRVAEESVRKFTGKVAPADVLDVLCRERASFERAAEPLQPQARALLALQWGLLSTPGQK
- the HAGHL gene encoding hydroxyacylglutathione hydrolase-like protein isoform X3, with the translated sequence MKVKVIPVLEDNYMYLVIEERTREAVAVDVAVPKRLLEIVGREGVSLTTVLTTHHHWDHARGNAELARLLPGLVVLGADERICALTRRLAHSEELRFGAIHVRCLLTPGHTLGHMSYFLWEEECPDPPAVFSGDALSVAGCGSRLEGTAQQMYQSLVETLGTLPPETKVFCGHEHTLGNLEFAQKVEPYNDHVKAKLSWAKQRDEDDVPTVPATLGEELLYNPFLRVAEESVRKFTGKVAPADVLDVLCRERASFERAAEPLQPQARALLALQWGLLSTPGQK
- the HAGHL gene encoding hydroxyacylglutathione hydrolase-like protein isoform X5, producing the protein MKVKVIPVLEDNYMYLVIEERTREAVAVDVAVPKRLLEIVGREGVSLTTVLTTHHHWDHARGNAELARLLPGLVVLGADERICALTRRLAHSEELRFGAIHVRCLLTPGHTLGHMSYFLWEEECPDPPAVFSGDALSVAGCGSRLEGTAQQMYQSLVETLGTLPPETKVFCGHEHTLGNLEFAQKVEPYNDHVKAKLSWAKRDEDDVPTVPATLGEELLYNPFLRVAEESVRKFTGKVAPADVLDVLCRERASFERAAEPLQPQARALLALQWGLLSTPGQK